A window from Vulcanimicrobium alpinum encodes these proteins:
- a CDS encoding carboxypeptidase-like regulatory domain-containing protein codes for MTRLGGMSAAAVPALLLAGSVSAGAQGPATIRGVVYSCGSGAAVADARVDLRGLDGGRLTHLTADAHGRFARVGVEPGRYLIVAFAPARRAVLTASSPRTSVAVGTVAATASRSALVETDDVLDVRIGIPEPQLQSIDGRPTLFVGARAHSSDPSVSDDPHPACDPPTVPMAVSTANRYIIH; via the coding sequence ATGACGAGATTGGGCGGGATGTCGGCTGCGGCGGTTCCTGCGCTCCTCCTCGCGGGCTCCGTCTCCGCGGGCGCTCAAGGGCCTGCGACGATCCGCGGGGTCGTCTACTCGTGCGGTTCCGGTGCCGCCGTTGCGGACGCGCGGGTCGATCTGCGTGGACTCGACGGCGGACGGCTGACGCACCTTACGGCCGACGCGCACGGACGTTTCGCGCGGGTCGGCGTCGAACCGGGACGCTACCTGATCGTCGCCTTTGCGCCGGCGCGCCGCGCCGTGCTCACGGCGTCCTCACCCCGCACAAGCGTGGCCGTCGGCACCGTCGCGGCAACGGCGTCGCGATCGGCACTCGTCGAGACGGACGACGTCCTGGACGTACGAATCGGCATCCCGGAGCCGCAATTGCAGAGCATTGACGGACGGCCCACGCTTTTCGTCGGCGCACGCGCTCATTCGAGCGACCCGTCGGTCTCCGACGACCCTCATCCCGCCTGCGATCCGCCGACCGTTCCGATGGCCGTCTCGACGGCGAATCGCTACATCATCCACTAG
- a CDS encoding TetR/AcrR family transcriptional regulator, whose protein sequence is MARSVDEERRAALLESIVDYVTAHGIADLSLRPLADAVDSSPRVLLYYFSSKDELIAEVLYRARARQRDLFATSLPRNPASFAQTIRAAWAIMSTPQHEPVFRLFFEVYGLALQDRKRFPGFLRAAVDDWLAYLEAPALRDGYTPGDARALATVTLAGFRGFLLDLCATRDRKRLARAVELWILALDAIPSPKELRHVHDD, encoded by the coding sequence GTGGCACGGAGCGTCGACGAAGAGCGCCGCGCAGCATTGCTCGAGAGCATCGTCGACTACGTCACCGCGCACGGGATCGCGGATCTCTCGCTGCGTCCGCTCGCGGACGCCGTCGATTCCAGCCCGCGCGTCCTGCTCTACTACTTTTCCTCGAAAGACGAGCTGATCGCCGAGGTCCTGTACCGTGCGCGCGCGCGCCAGCGCGACCTGTTTGCGACGTCGCTTCCGCGCAATCCCGCGTCGTTCGCGCAGACGATTCGGGCGGCATGGGCGATCATGAGCACGCCGCAGCACGAGCCCGTGTTCCGTCTGTTCTTCGAAGTGTACGGCCTCGCGCTGCAGGATCGCAAACGCTTCCCCGGGTTCCTGCGCGCCGCGGTCGACGACTGGCTCGCCTATCTCGAAGCACCCGCACTGCGTGACGGCTACACGCCGGGCGACGCGCGGGCGCTCGCGACGGTCACCCTGGCCGGCTTTCGCGGTTTTTTGCTCGACCTGTGCGCGACGCGCGACCGCAAACGGCTCGCGCGCGCTGTCGAGCTCTGGATCCTTGCTCTCGACGCCATCCCTTCGCCAAAGGAGCTGCGGCATGTACACGACGACTGA